A single genomic interval of Helianthus annuus cultivar XRQ/B chromosome 13, HanXRQr2.0-SUNRISE, whole genome shotgun sequence harbors:
- the LOC110898962 gene encoding 40S ribosomal protein S8, with protein sequence MGISRDSMHKRRATGGKKKAWRKKRKYELGRQPANTKISSNKTVRRVRVRGGNVKWRALRLDTGNYSWGSEAVTRKTRILDVVYNASNNELVRTQTLVKSAIVQVDAAPFKQWYLQHYGVDIGRKKKASVTATKKEGEEAEAATEEAKKSNHVVRKLEKRQEERKLDPHVEEQFSSGRLLAAISSRPGQCGRADGYILEGKELEFYMKKLQKKKGKGAA encoded by the exons ATGG GTATTTCGAGAGATTCGATGCACAAGAGGCGTGCCACTGGTGGCAAGAAGAAGGCCTGGAGGAAGAAGCGAAA GTATGAGCTTGGTCGTCAACCAGCAAACACCAAAATCTCTAGCAACAAGACTGTTAGAAGGGTTAGAGTTCGAGGTGGTAATGTGAAATGGCGTGCATTGAGATTAGATACCGGAAACTACTCTTGGGGTAGTGAGGCTGTCACCCGAAAGACCCGTATTTTGGATGTGGTCTACAATGCATCAAACAATGAGTTGGTCAGGACTCAAACCCTAGTGAAAAGTGCAATTGTTCAAGTTGATGCTGCGCCATTTAAACAATGGTATTTGCAACACTATGGTGTTGATATTGGTCGCAAGAAGAAAGCATCCGTCACTGCTACCAAGAAAGAGGGAGAG GAAGCAGAAGCTGCCACTGAGGAGGCAAAAAAGAGCAACCATGTGGTGAGAAAGTTGGAGAAACGTCAAGAAGAGCGCAAACTTGACCCTCATGTTGAAGAACAGTTTTCAAGTGGTCGTCTTTTGGCAGCTATTTCATCACGCCCTGGCCAATGTGGTCGTGCTGATGG ATATATTTTGGAGGGTAAGGAGCTTGAATTCTACATGAAGAAGCTCCAGaaaaagaaaggaaagggtgCTGCTTAA